One window of the Candidatus Chryseobacterium colombiense genome contains the following:
- a CDS encoding helix-turn-helix transcriptional regulator codes for MKPVKHILNDIWDRYPEVLSNQHVEETIPEIERIIAELFTLGPFYYYTLHVENSTLSNFSENILSMHSLNRYPQHLKDIIDLIHPDDLAFVMEAEAWTLEMYKEIGFEYQMNLKSGYCFRMKTKENTYEMFNHQAIHTLKDKNGKLLQTINIHTNIHHLSHENNYVATVSGIGTRHDFYQKTLRPELFALNITDRLTKRELEVFVLLIKGYSDKEIADTIVVSYHTVRTHHKNILKKTKSKNSKELIKIGLIQGFL; via the coding sequence ATGAAACCTGTAAAACATATCCTGAATGACATTTGGGATAGGTATCCGGAAGTTTTATCTAATCAGCATGTTGAAGAAACTATTCCTGAAATAGAACGAATTATTGCCGAATTATTTACTTTAGGTCCGTTTTACTACTATACCTTGCATGTTGAAAACAGTACCCTGAGTAATTTCAGCGAAAATATCTTATCCATGCACAGCTTGAACAGATATCCTCAACATTTAAAAGATATTATAGATCTTATACATCCGGATGATTTAGCTTTTGTAATGGAAGCTGAAGCCTGGACCCTGGAAATGTATAAAGAAATTGGATTTGAATATCAAATGAACTTGAAATCCGGATATTGCTTTCGTATGAAAACAAAAGAAAATACGTACGAAATGTTTAATCACCAAGCTATCCATACCCTAAAAGATAAAAACGGAAAGCTTTTGCAGACCATAAATATTCATACCAATATTCACCATCTTTCACATGAAAATAATTATGTTGCAACTGTTTCCGGAATCGGAACAAGGCACGATTTCTATCAGAAAACACTGCGCCCCGAATTGTTTGCCTTAAATATTACCGACCGTCTTACCAAAAGAGAACTGGAGGTTTTTGTATTATTAATCAAAGGATACAGCGACAAAGAAATCGCGGATACCATTGTGGTTTCCTATCATACAGTTCGTACCCATCACAAAAATATTTTAAAGAAGACTAAAAGCAAGAACAGCAAAGAGCTTATTAAAATAGGATTAATCCAAGGATTTCTGTAA
- a CDS encoding acyl-CoA dehydrogenase family protein produces MTTLNKTLKGGEFLIKEIQAEEIFSLEELSEEQKMLRDSAKEFIDREVIPQHDRFEKKDYALTEEKMRQLGEMGLLGITVPEEYGGLGMGFVSTMLACDYVSGGNGSLATAYGAHTGIGTLPTLLYGSEELKKKYLPDLATGTKFGAYCLTEPDAGSDANSGKTRARLSEDGKHYIINGQKMWISNAGFADTFTLFAKIDDDKNITGFVINRSELEDPNSLSFGEEEHKLGIRSSSTRQVFFNDMKVPVENMLGERNNGFKIALNALNVGRIKLAAANLDGQRRILNHSIQYSNERKQFGVSISTFGAIRKKIAEMSTGVFVSEAGSYRLAKNVEDKIAELVAGGMDHQQAELKGVEEFAVEASILKVFVSDLTQNTADEGIQIYGGMGFSEDTPMESAWRDARIGRIYEGTNEINRLLAVGMLIKRAMKGELDLLSPAMAISKELMGIPSFEVPDYSAFMSEEKAIIANLKKVFLMVSGAALQKYMMDIEKQQHLLLNASEILNQIYMAESAVLRAEKHFSPDSVEAAMAQLNLYKAVEKIIVAAKEGIVSFAEGDEQRMMLSGLRRFTKYTNHPNVVALTEKVAAHYIEKGAY; encoded by the coding sequence ATGACAACACTTAATAAAACACTGAAAGGAGGTGAGTTTTTAATAAAAGAAATTCAAGCTGAAGAAATCTTTTCTTTGGAAGAACTTTCTGAAGAACAAAAAATGCTTCGTGATTCTGCGAAAGAATTTATAGATAGAGAAGTTATTCCTCAGCACGATCGTTTTGAGAAAAAAGATTATGCCTTAACGGAAGAAAAAATGCGCCAGTTAGGTGAAATGGGATTGTTAGGAATCACCGTTCCTGAAGAATATGGAGGTCTTGGAATGGGATTCGTTAGTACGATGTTGGCTTGCGATTATGTTTCAGGAGGAAACGGATCATTAGCAACAGCTTACGGAGCACATACGGGAATCGGAACACTTCCTACTTTACTTTATGGAAGTGAAGAATTGAAAAAGAAATATCTTCCGGATTTAGCTACCGGAACAAAATTCGGAGCATATTGTTTGACTGAACCGGACGCAGGTTCTGATGCTAATTCTGGAAAAACAAGGGCAAGATTGTCTGAAGATGGAAAACATTATATCATCAACGGACAAAAAATGTGGATTTCCAATGCAGGTTTTGCAGATACTTTCACTTTGTTTGCAAAAATTGATGATGATAAAAACATTACGGGTTTTGTTATCAACCGTTCTGAATTAGAAGACCCAAACAGTTTATCATTTGGTGAAGAAGAGCACAAATTGGGGATACGTTCGTCTTCAACACGTCAGGTTTTCTTTAATGATATGAAAGTTCCTGTTGAAAATATGTTAGGGGAAAGAAACAACGGTTTCAAAATCGCTTTGAATGCGTTAAATGTTGGTAGAATCAAGTTAGCGGCGGCTAATCTTGACGGACAGAGAAGAATTTTAAATCACTCTATTCAATATTCAAATGAAAGAAAGCAGTTTGGAGTATCAATCTCAACTTTTGGGGCGATCAGAAAGAAAATTGCTGAAATGTCAACCGGCGTTTTCGTAAGTGAGGCAGGTTCTTATCGTTTAGCAAAAAATGTTGAAGATAAAATTGCAGAATTGGTTGCAGGAGGAATGGATCATCAACAAGCTGAATTAAAAGGTGTTGAAGAATTCGCAGTAGAAGCTTCAATCCTGAAAGTTTTTGTTTCAGACCTTACTCAAAATACTGCAGACGAAGGAATCCAAATCTATGGTGGAATGGGATTCTCAGAAGATACTCCGATGGAATCTGCATGGAGAGATGCCAGAATCGGTAGAATTTATGAAGGTACGAACGAAATCAACAGATTGTTGGCTGTTGGAATGTTGATCAAGAGAGCGATGAAAGGAGAATTAGACTTATTATCTCCGGCAATGGCGATCAGCAAAGAATTGATGGGAATTCCATCATTTGAAGTTCCTGATTACTCTGCATTCATGAGCGAAGAAAAAGCGATTATTGCGAATCTTAAGAAAGTATTCTTAATGGTTTCCGGAGCTGCTCTTCAAAAATATATGATGGATATTGAAAAACAGCAACATTTATTACTGAATGCTTCTGAAATTCTTAACCAAATTTACATGGCAGAATCTGCTGTATTAAGAGCTGAAAAACATTTCTCTCCTGATTCTGTGGAAGCGGCAATGGCTCAATTAAACCTTTATAAAGCCGTTGAGAAAATCATCGTGGCTGCTAAAGAAGGAATTGTTTCTTTCGCAGAAGGTGATGAACAAAGAATGATGCTTTCCGGATTGAGAAGATTTACAAAATATACCAATCATCCGAATGTAGTGGCATTAACAGAAAAAGTTGCTGCTCATTATATTGAGAAAGGAGCTTACTAG